The proteins below come from a single Micromonas commoda chromosome 8, complete sequence genomic window:
- a CDS encoding major facilitator superfamily (sugar), with product MFTAVTPSQLTVGRLVAGLAVGFSTSLCTVYIGECAPAATRGALTSYAPLGVTVGILTSYFVSLPLTNVVGGWRLTLAMCAVPATAQLCLRHWLVESPRWLAERRGDIAGARRCLRFLGQPDADLSTLADDDESVGGSGRLNRQPRQSVTFKALVTERRYRKPALIACGLNALQQLCGINVVVYYAPRILNQLGFTPVAAIGFVCVIGVAQLVVGSRIGAIIDAVGRRPVALGGIAGLAVGLAMLAASSHLTPAGHAWAPWIAVLGILVFRLSFSASMAPIPYVVSAEVFPSEARSVGAAAGAAAREVANVVVTGSFIPLVNALGATGTWVLYVAVVCVAFFVVRATLPETRGRTLESMEDGV from the coding sequence atgtTCACCGCCGTGACCCCTTCGCAGCTCACGGTGgggcggctcgtcgccggtctCGCCGTGGGGTTCAGCACAAGCCTATGCACCGTATACATAGGCGagtgcgcccccgcggcgacgcgcggcgcgctcacctcctacgcgcccctcggcgtcaccgtcggcaTCCTGACGAGCTACTTCGTCAGCCTGCCGCTGACCAACGTGGTCGGCGGCTGGAGGCTCACGCTGGCGATGTGCGCGGTTCCGGCGACGGCACAGCTCTGTCTCAGACATTGGCTGGTGgagtcgccgaggtggcTCGCAGAGCGCCGGGGCGACATCGCGGGAGCGAGGCGATGCCTCCGCTTCCTGGGCCAGCCAGACGCCGACTTGTcgaccctcgccgacgacgacgagtcggtCGGGGGGTCGGGTCGTTTAAATCGCCAGCCCCGTCAATCGGTGACATTCAAAGCCCTGGTCACCGAACGAAGGTACCGCAAGCCCGCGTTGATCGCGTGCGGGCTCAACGCGCTGCAACAGCTGTGCGGAATCAACGTCGTCGTCTACtacgcgccgcggatccTGAATCAACTCGGGTTtacccccgtcgccgcgataGGCTTCGTGTGCGTGATCGGGGTGGCGCAGCTGGTGGTGGGGAGCAGGATAGGGGCAAtcatcgacgcggtgggtCGGCGGCCCGTGGCGCTGGGCGGCATCGCCGGGTTGGCCGTCGGActcgcgatgctcgcggcgtcgagtcACTTAACGCCGGCGGGACACGCGTGGGCGCCGTGGATCGCGGTGCTCGGGATCCTGGTGTTCAGGCTGAGCTTCTCCGCGAGCATGGCGCCGATCCCGTACGTTGTGAGCGCGGAGGTGTTCCCGTCGGAGGCGAGGAGCGTTGGCGCGGctgcgggcgcggcggcgagggaggttgccaacgtcgtcgtcaccggctcGTTCATCCCGCTGGTGaatgcgctcggcgcgacggggacgtgggTGCTGTACGTGGCTGTGGTGTGCGTCGCGTTTTTTGTGGTGCGTGCGACGCTGCCGGAGACGCGGGGACGGACGTTAGAGAGCATGGAGGACGGTGTGTAG
- a CDS encoding Phosphate:Na+ symporter (sodium ion:phosphate symporter), with translation MTPEEARDAARQAKWLVPSNDDPKLKVALTLAVFFCIWVFLLTLSIMGTGFKLLGGKDSAKMFDVADNPISALLIGVLATVLVQSSSTTTSIIVAMVGADELSVNIAIFMVMGANIGTSVTNTIVAMGHFANQDDLRRGFAAATVHDIFNMLNVLIFLPLNWIYPFLAKMTYEMAKDQKPCEGDKCKKTEFLGPYISPYSKGVANYDKKMTDNGAGTFLTIVSLISLCSCLFCIVYMLQIIMKGAAARVLQKVVGFNGYLNIAIGCFITIMVQSSSITTSTLTPLAAVGIISLNDMFPLTLGANIGTTLTGIMSASVVTSNPVNGWQVALAHLFFNIFGTLIWYPIPKVREIPLRAARFLGHCTAHPQYGSLFPFVYVSMAFFIIPGIAYGIASA, from the exons ATGACCCCCGAagaagcgcgcgacgccgccaggCAGGCGAAATGGCTCGTGCCCTCCAACGACGACCCGAAACTCAAGGTTGCTCTCACCCTCGCTGTCTTCTTCTGCATCTGGGTGTTCCTTCTCACCCTCTCCATCATGGGCACCGGTTTCAAGCTCCTCGGAGGCAAGGACTCTGCCAAGAtgttcgacgtcgcggacaaCCCAATCTCTGCCCTCCTGATTGGTGTGCTCGCCACCGTGCTCGTCCAGTCTTCCTCGACCACTACCTCCATCATTGTCGCCATGGTTGGTGCCGATGAGCTCTCCGTCAACATCGCCATCTTCATGGTCATGGGTGCCAACATCGGTACTTCCGTCACCAACACCATCGTCGCCATGGGCCACTTCGCAAACCAGGatgacctccgccgcggcttcgccgccgccaccgtgcACGACATTTTCAATATGCTCAACGTATTGATCTTCCTTCCCCTCAACTGGATCTACCCCTTCCTCGCGAAGATGACCTACGAGATGGCCAAGGACCAGAAGCCCTGCGAGGGTGACAAATGCAAGAAGACTGAGTTCCTCGGTCCTTACATCTCCCCGTACTCCAAGGGCGTCGCCAACTACGACAAGAAG ATGACCGACAACGGCGCGGGTACCTTCCTCACCATCGTCTCCCTCATCTCGCTCTGCTCGTGCCTCTTCTGCATCGTGTACATGCTCCAGATCATCATGAAGGGCGCCGCTGCACGCGTGCTCCAGAAGGTGGTTGGCTTCAATGGCTACCTCAACATCGCCATCGGCTGTTTCATCACCATCATGGTGCAGTCCTCCTCCATCACCACCTCCACCCTCACCCCCCTCGCGGCCGTGGGTATCATTTCCCTCAACGATATGTTTCCCCTCACCCTCGGCGCCAACATCGGCACCACCCTCACCGGCATCATgtccgcctccgtcgtcaCCTCCAACCCCGTCAACGGCTGGCAAGTTGCGCTTGCTCACCTCTTCTTCAACATCTTTGGTACCCTCATCTGGTATCCAATCCCCAAGGTTCGTGAGATTCCCCTCAGGGCCGCCCGGTTCCTCGGCCACTGCACTGCCCACCCCCAGTACGGCAGCCTTTTCCCCTTCGTCTACGTCTCGATGGCCTTCTTCATCATCCCCGGCATCGCGTACGGCATCGCCTCTGCATAA
- a CDS encoding predicted protein, which yields MAQLTRSDSSMSNLAEEFPTRIMECGLLPLTCAGVEVSNKLHVTCTVVKVKTADRTALLLDISDFFQRNKYSIIEAEVSTTAHDNMASDIFLVQQADGRKIQKPRQFAEEIRDVILKSNRIHRSNSTTPGTSMSSSRAGSREPSAHGGNHFFTSQTGESRMGVVDALDVIKRADDLARERNGIGANGNGGANGVPPIELKSHVMNANGISEAEVTALDLRLAEMELGPAPEVERVERHGTGDAYTAKLDDNDAGIEPGVGGAARSPPSRDVRESSGRGGMTQIEEEKEAMVEWQLRTKVGGSTHSSAGFKLSQDKLANATEITMEVPDRVGLIADVLECLNKNNVGVVHAHIYTTAEGLASNYLSVVDVATGEKITEEVLEEVHSALAARCFRDSKRVGGTNKTRPYSSNSAKRGLALVGTPSPPGAATPTPSPPKHDKKVWGIDIETEVKKRMARLHGGEVHGAEYMQMRSKAMESLTRQMNNVNLAAVEPAVLTPEDRSVVDGALAVLPAYASIMFQSSKEEIISELREVRWAAGDIAFEPEDFIPNLYIIVEGSLFRDSWHNQAGNQVQALVLSRGCLLGEVALQHAYQTAARITSQNGEMEPVATRGFAINVETFKRIVRSRIHRTRQLCTNVLNIIETFRMVPANMKELLLNAMWTESKSYPPGSIISGGGKVPSFHIILEGEVRAGTDWRQVHLMAADSFGEDALLSAEARKRAGLPPADEASTHSHVAVSHTVTLKVTRPLLERLWGADFDKYIRSRHDVTTASAAGASKDLIGGHQLGAPSGSMKASDSGSSLDNWPASPSPTHKTIADKAKKVDGVGGKAGDLSIRSGNIFSSVKSQGAVHKSLAKKALMGSISVHAGMSGLGDSDAIARAAAEEESKKARGASSTSLMASFKSFSKQMKKMMGAVIAGGVPPGFAQAHNRGG from the exons ATGGCCCAGCTGACGCGCTCGGACTCCTCGATGAGCAACCTCGCTGAGGAGTTCCCGACGCGGATCATGGAGTGCGGCTTGCTGCCCCTGACCTGCGCGGGTGTCGAGGTGTCCAACAAGCTGCACGTCACGTGCACGGTCGTCAAAG TCAAAACCGCGGATCGCACAGCGCTATTACTGGACATCAGCGACTTCTTTCAGCGGAACAAGTACAGCATcatcgaggcggaggtgtcCACGACGGCGCACGACAACATGGCCTCGGACATTTTCCTCGTGCAGCAGGCGGACGGCCGGAAGATACAAAAGCCGCGGCAGTTCGCCGAGGAGATTCGCGACGTCATCTTGAAGTCCAACCGCATCCATCGCAGCAACAGCACCACCCCGGGGACGTCCATGtcatcgtcgagggcggGGTCCAGGGAGCCCTCCGCGCACGGGGGCAACCACTTCTTCACTTCGCAAACGGGGGAATCGCGGatgggcgtcgtcgacgcgctggacgtcatcaagcgcgccgacgacctgGCGCGGGAGAGAAACGGcatcggcgcgaacggcaacggcggcgctAATGGAGTCCCGCCGATCGAGCTCAAATCCCACGTGATGAACGCCAACGGCATcagcgaggcggaggtgacggCGCTCGAcctgcgcctcgccgagatggagttgggacccgcgcccgaggttgAGAGGGTGGAGCGTCacggcaccggcgacgcgtacaCGGCCAAACTCGACGACAATGACGCGGGTATCGAGCCCGGTgtgggaggcgcggcgcgctccccgcCGAGCCGGGACGTCCGGGAAAGCtcgggacgcggcggcatgacccagatcgaggaggagaaggaggccaTGGTCGAGTGGCAGCTTCGGACCAAGGTGGGCGGATCCACGCACTCCAGCGCGGGGTTCAAGCTCAGCCAGGATAAGCTCGCCAACGCGACGGAGATCACGATGGAGGTGCCCGATCGCGTGGGGCTCATCGCGGATGTCTTGGAGTGCCTCAACAAGAACAACGTCGGCGTGGTTCACGCGCACATCTACACCACGGCGGAGGGTTTGGCGTCCAATTACCTCTCCGTGGTGGACGTGGCGACCGGGGAGAAGATCACCGAGGAAGTTCTCGAGGAGGTGCatagcgcgctcgcggcgaggtgcttCAGGGATTCGAAGCGGGTGGGCGGAACGAACAAGACGAGGCCGTATTCGAGCAACTCGGCCAAGCGGGGTTTAGCGCTGGTggggacgccctcgccgcccggcgcggcgaccccgacgccctcgccgccgaagcacGATAAGAAGGTTTGGGGGATTGACATCGAGACGGAGGTGAAGAAGCGCATGGCGCGgctgcacggcggcgaggttcacGGCGCGGAGTACATGCAGATGCGGAGCAAGGCGATGGAGTCTCTCACGCGGCAGATGAACAacgtcaacctcgccgcggttgaGCCCGCCGTGCTCACCCCGGAGGACAGGTccgtcgtggacggcgcgctcgcggtgcttCCCGCGTACGCGTCCATCATGTTCCAGTCGTCGAAGGAGGAGATCATCAGCGAGTTGCGGGAGGTGCGGTGGGCCGCCGGCGACATCGCCTTTGAACCCGAGGATTTCATCCCGAACCTGTACATCATCGTGGAGGGTTCGCTGTTTCGCGACAGCTGGCATAACCAGGCGGGTAACCAGGTCCAGGCGCTCGTGCTGAGCCGGGGGTGTTtgctcggcgaggttgcGCTGCAGCACGCCTAccagacggcggcgaggatcacGTCGCAGAACGGGGAGATGGagccggtggcgacgaggggTTTCGCCATCAACGTCGAGACGTTCAAGCGCATCGTGCGCTCGCGCATCCACAGGACCCGACAGCTGTGCACCAACGTGTTGAACATCATCGAGACGTTCCGTATGGTCCCCGCGAACATGAAGGAGCTGCTCTTGAACGCGATGTGGACCGAGAGCAAGAGCTACCCGCCCGGTTCGATAATCTCCGGGGGTGGGAAGGTTCCGTCGTTTCACATCATCCTGGAGGGCGAGGTCCGGGCCGGCACGGACTGGCGGCAGGTGCACCTGATGGCCGCGGATTccttcggcgaggacgcgttgCTCTCCGCGGAGGCCAGAAAACGAGCGGGCTTGCCCCCGGCTGACGAGGCTTCGACGCACTCTCACGTGGCGGTGAGCCACACCGTGACGCTCAAGGTGACGAGGCCGCTGCTGGAGAGGCTGTGGGGCGCGGACTTTGACAAGTACATCAGGTCGAGGCACGACGTCACCACCGCAtccgcggctggcgcgtcCAAAGACCTCATCGGCGGTCATCAGctgggcgcgccgtcgggctcGATGAAGGCGAGCGATTCGGGATCCAGCCTCGACAActggcccgcgtcgccgtcgccaacgcaCAAGACGATCGCGgacaaggccaagaaggTCGACGGTGTCGGCGGCAAGGCCGGGGATCTCAGCATTCGCAGCGGGAACATTTTCTCGTCCGTCAAGTCCCAGGGAGCGGTGCACAAGTCgctcgcgaagaaggctCTGATGGGGAGCATCAGCGTGCACGCGGGCATGTCCGGTTTGGGCGATtcggacgccatcgcccgcgccgccgccgaggaggagtcAAAGAAGGCTAGGGGTGCGTCCTCCACGTCGCTCATGGCGTCGTTCAAGAGCTTCAGCAAGCAAATGAAGAAAATGATGGGG GCGGTCATCGCTGGAGGGGTTCCTCCCGGCTTCGCCCAAGCACACAATCGTGGAGGGTGA
- a CDS encoding predicted protein, which yields AVKVMDKAKILEINETAHVVQESKIMKSVSKHPFIVSMLESFQTPSAMFIVMEYASGRDMFFMIHERGTLSLFQTRAYITQVTLALDHVHSKGFIYRDLKPENLLIREDGYLRLTDFGFAKALKPGERAYTVCGTPDYLAPETLRQQGCNRAADFWAIGVLLFEMMTGYPPFHGQTHSDLYRRITAGRMRSFPRQFDEDAADLVKRLLKQSEGERIGVGAEGIQKIRRHPFFKGFSWTSVLEQTL from the coding sequence gcggtGAAGGTGATGGACAAGGCTAAGATTTTGGAGATTAACGAGACGGCGCACGTGGTTCAGGAGAGCAAGATCATGAAGTCGGTGTCCAAGCACCCGTTCATCGTGTCCATGCTCGAGTCGTTCCAGACCCCGAGCGCCATGTTCATCGTCATGGAGtacgcgtcggggcgggaCATGTTCTTCATGATTCACGAGCGCGGGACGCTGTCGCTGTTTCAGACGAGGGCGTACATCACCCAggtgacgctcgcgctcgaccaCGTGCACTCCAAGGGGTTCATCTACCGCGACCTCAAGCCGGAGAATCTGCTGATCCGCGAGGACGGATACCTGCGACTCACCGACTTTGGgttcgccaaggcgctcaagCCCGGCGAGCGAGCGTACACGGTGTGTGGCACCCCCGACTACCTCGCGCCCGAGACGCTGCGGCAGCAGGGGTGCAACCGGGCGGCGGACTTTTGGGCCATCGGCGTGCTGCTCTTCGAGATGATGACCGGGTACCCGCCGTTCCACGGGCAGACCCACAGCGACCTGTACCGCCGCATCACCGCCGGTCGCATGCGCTCGTTCCCGCGCCAGTttgacgaggacgccgcggatctcGTCAAGCGGTTGCTGAAGCAgagcgagggcgagcgcatcggcgtcggcgcggaggggATCCAGAAGATTCGCCGGCACCCCTTCTTCAAGGGCTTCAGCTGGACGAGCGTGCTGGAGCAGACGTTG
- a CDS encoding predicted protein produces the protein MSKSRGAHGVLSQGFVEKEAAMDERRKREREELEALRAEADAKLRLARETLESARKERESARKEWGGLGGGVPGASRDLMPPPPPRSAMPTPRQLRLDSEPSTPRDFSDAPAGSAPKGDPNPNPNPNPDPNDPGPSGDAPGVTPGDAAIEALVDNLARRTAEAEKKLTRAENLAAGSQIGGSKVNVASGIAALRSRLARIAVNSRRLTHAVEEGDGPSKKETIAQLEQQERELASWFAELQSQLEALFARPKTARRSAVRSSWN, from the coding sequence ATGTCCAAgtctcgcggcgctcacggcgTCCTGTCGCAGGGTTTCgtggagaaggaggctgcgATGGACGAACGTCGcaaacgcgagcgcgaggagctcgaggcgctcagggCCGAGGCGGATGCCAAACTcaggctcgcgcgcgagacgctcGAGTCGGCGCGAAAGGAGCGCGAGTCCGCGCGCAAGGAGTggggcgggctcgggggcggagtccccggggcgtcgcgcgacctcatgcccccgccgccgccccggtcgGCCATGCCCACCCCGCGTCAGCTCCGCCTCGACTCGGAGCCTTCGACCCCCCGGGACTTttcggacgcgcccgcgggttcggcgccGAAGGGTGaccctaaccctaaccctaaccctaacccCGACCCGAACGATCCTGGGCCCTCGGGGGATGCGCCGGGGGTGacgccgggcgacgccgcgatcgaggccCTCGTCGATAAcctcgcgcgtcgaaccgccgaggctgagaagaagctgacgcgcgcggaaaACCTCGCGGCTGGGTCGCAGATTGGCGGGTCAAAGGtgaacgtcgcgtcgggcATAGCCGCGCTCAGGAGTCGGCTGGCGAGGATCGCCGTGAACAGCCGGCGGCTCAcgcacgccgtcgaagaAGGGGACGGTCCGTCAAAGAAGGAGACGATCGCGCAGTTGGAGCAGCAGGAGCGAGAGCTGGCGAGCTGGTTCGCGGAGCTGCAGAGtcagctcgaggcgctcttcgcgcgGCCCAAGACGGCTCGGCGGAGCGCCGTCCGAAGCTCGTGGAACTGA